A genomic region of Exiguobacterium sp. Helios contains the following coding sequences:
- a CDS encoding SDR family oxidoreductase: protein MSHTPRIALITGASHPRDIGTAICRKLAAEGMTICFTYWKADRKWINTFQAELAVNGVRSEALEIDLSAPDAAERVLAHTCSTLGTPSVLINNAAHSTQTDLATLDATALDAHYAVNVRSTLLLSTLFARAFAEAGLQAGRIVNLTSGQDLGAMPEELAYAATKGAVSSFTTSFATAVAPLGITVNALNPGPTDSTWMTDDIRTHLIPQFPLGRIGTPEDAARTIAFLVSADAAWITGQVIHAEGGFAR, encoded by the coding sequence ATGTCGCATACTCCCCGAATTGCCCTTATCACCGGGGCAAGCCACCCCCGCGATATCGGCACAGCCATTTGCCGGAAGCTTGCGGCAGAAGGGATGACGATTTGTTTTACATACTGGAAAGCGGATCGTAAATGGATCAACACGTTTCAAGCAGAACTGGCGGTAAACGGTGTCCGAAGCGAGGCGCTCGAAATCGACTTGTCGGCGCCGGATGCGGCAGAACGTGTGCTTGCGCATACGTGCTCGACTCTCGGCACCCCGTCCGTCCTGATCAACAATGCGGCACATTCGACACAAACGGATCTCGCGACGCTTGACGCGACGGCACTCGATGCCCATTACGCCGTCAATGTACGGAGTACGCTTTTATTATCGACCTTGTTTGCCCGGGCTTTCGCAGAAGCCGGTTTGCAGGCCGGCCGGATCGTCAATTTGACGTCCGGCCAGGATCTTGGCGCGATGCCCGAAGAACTGGCCTATGCGGCAACGAAAGGGGCTGTCTCGTCTTTCACGACTTCCTTTGCGACAGCCGTCGCACCGCTCGGCATTACCGTCAATGCGCTTAATCCTGGACCGACCGATTCGACCTGGATGACGGACGACATCCGGACGCACCTGATACCGCAGTTTCCGCTCGGACGGATCGGGACACCGGAGGACGCCGCGCGGACGATTGCGTTTCTCGTCAGTGCAGACGCCGCCTGGATCACCGGACAGGTCATCCATGCCGAAGGCGGATTCGCACGGTAA
- a CDS encoding NUDIX hydrolase, which produces MGYISELRQLIGSRPIISVGATILVTNDQQEVLFQHRSDTLDWGLPGGSMELGETLEEVAIRELQEETGLQTSELELIGVFSGPRFYYQYPNGDEVHGVIHLYHAKNVTGTLAMLDGESLDLAYFSQATLPESIESRANELMQQLGDSFWTLGSSF; this is translated from the coding sequence ATGGGATACATCTCAGAATTACGGCAACTCATCGGCAGTCGTCCAATCATCAGTGTCGGTGCTACCATCCTTGTGACAAATGACCAGCAGGAAGTTTTGTTCCAACACCGGTCCGATACGCTTGACTGGGGACTGCCTGGCGGATCGATGGAACTCGGCGAAACGCTCGAAGAAGTCGCCATCCGTGAACTGCAGGAAGAGACTGGATTACAGACAAGCGAACTGGAACTGATCGGCGTCTTTTCCGGTCCCCGCTTTTACTACCAGTATCCGAACGGCGATGAAGTGCATGGCGTCATTCATCTCTATCATGCGAAAAACGTCACGGGGACACTTGCGATGCTTGACGGAGAAAGTCTTGACCTGGCCTACTTTAGTCAAGCGACGTTACCGGAAAGCATTGAAAGTCGGGCCAACGAACTGATGCAGCAACTGGGAGATTCCTTTTGGACACTCGGAAGTTCGTTTTAA
- a CDS encoding cupin domain-containing protein: MTKSKTPVEHPFQRGEKNEAFEAYFTGQSYLHPLVNDSSLEISVGQVTFEPGCRNHWHIHRGGYQILLVTDGEGWYQEMGKPARLLRSGDTVVTYDGVKHWHGATSDSWFSHLTITAGTPDWLEPVSEREYNLLKK; encoded by the coding sequence ATGACAAAATCGAAGACACCTGTAGAACATCCTTTTCAACGGGGAGAAAAAAATGAAGCCTTTGAAGCGTATTTCACGGGACAAAGTTACCTCCATCCGTTAGTCAATGATTCATCGCTCGAAATTTCAGTCGGTCAGGTGACATTCGAACCGGGCTGTCGCAACCATTGGCATATCCATCGGGGCGGATATCAAATCCTACTCGTGACAGATGGGGAAGGGTGGTATCAGGAGATGGGCAAACCGGCCCGTCTGTTGCGAAGCGGAGATACGGTCGTCACATATGACGGCGTCAAGCACTGGCATGGCGCGACGTCAGACAGCTGGTTTTCGCACCTGACTATCACGGCAGGGACTCCGGACTGGCTGGAGCCGGTTTCGGAACGGGAATATAACTTGCTGAAGAAATAA
- a CDS encoding cyclophilin-like fold protein, producing the protein MKRRVGTVIVLLSLGLSGCGPSVSVSTEVKQEIKESDTMNINVNGQVASVQLEDNATVKAILAEMPFTIQMDDLHQNEKYYYFDKSFPANPQPIQTIEAGDVLLYQNNCLVIFYQAAEPIVPYTRIGKISRFQEIQASFGNQSVSVQWYEGEGRQL; encoded by the coding sequence ATGAAGCGTCGAGTCGGGACTGTCATCGTTCTCCTCTCGCTCGGACTTTCAGGTTGCGGTCCGTCAGTTTCGGTTTCAACCGAAGTCAAACAAGAAATCAAGGAGAGCGATACGATGAACATCAACGTCAACGGTCAGGTTGCTTCCGTACAACTGGAAGATAACGCGACGGTAAAAGCTATACTTGCGGAAATGCCGTTTACAATTCAGATGGATGATTTACACCAGAATGAGAAATACTATTATTTCGATAAGTCGTTTCCGGCGAATCCCCAACCGATTCAGACGATTGAAGCCGGAGACGTGCTACTGTATCAAAATAACTGCCTGGTGATTTTTTATCAAGCGGCTGAACCGATTGTTCCGTATACACGGATTGGAAAAATCAGTCGTTTTCAGGAAATCCAGGCGTCGTTCGGAAACCAGTCTGTTTCCGTGCAATGGTATGAAGGAGAGGGAAGACAACTATGA
- a CDS encoding DapH/DapD/GlmU-related protein gives MMRMEHSSIYHQIENRLVESHDAVFEQIHAVQRDGERLLHRLNQHLLSPAEFRETLGELIGQPVDESVVVLPPFYTDFGRHISLGKDIFINRGVMLTDLGSIQIDDHVLIGPFAKLLTVNHPVSPSKRRGLSVKPIHLKRNAWIGAGATILPGVTVGKHAIVAANATVTTDVPDLAIVAGTPARIIRYIDESED, from the coding sequence GTGATGCGGATGGAGCATTCATCGATCTACCATCAAATCGAAAATCGGCTGGTCGAGTCACACGATGCCGTATTCGAGCAAATTCATGCCGTACAGCGGGACGGGGAACGACTGCTCCACCGGTTGAATCAGCACCTGTTGTCTCCGGCCGAGTTTCGCGAGACGCTGGGCGAGCTGATCGGTCAGCCGGTGGATGAGAGTGTTGTCGTCTTACCCCCGTTTTATACAGACTTTGGACGGCATATCTCACTTGGGAAAGACATCTTCATCAACCGCGGAGTCATGTTGACGGATCTCGGTTCGATTCAAATTGATGATCATGTGCTGATCGGTCCGTTTGCCAAGTTGTTGACCGTCAATCATCCGGTCAGTCCGTCGAAACGGCGGGGGCTGTCGGTGAAACCGATTCACCTGAAACGAAATGCCTGGATCGGAGCAGGGGCAACGATTCTGCCGGGCGTGACCGTCGGTAAACATGCGATTGTCGCAGCAAATGCGACCGTGACAACAGATGTACCGGACTTGGCGATTGTCGCCGGCACTCCGGCGCGAATCATCCGTTATATCGATGAATCGGAGGACTGA
- a CDS encoding SDR family oxidoreductase, which yields MNTPLDKVIVIMGASSGIGEATARLLASRGAKLMLAARRIERLQVIQEAYPEAYIQIKQADVTRFDQVEAVVEEAKAVYGRIDVLFNNAGIMPTAPLAAGHREDWKNMLDINVMGVLNGITATLPIMEQQQSGHIIATDSVAGHVVYPESAVYCGTKFAVRAIMEGLRQEQCENNVKSTIISPGAVQTELYTTIRDQATGESLRQAQQEWGLTSEDVAQAVLYAIDTPDRVSISNLIIRPTQQQV from the coding sequence ATGAACACACCACTGGATAAAGTCATCGTCATCATGGGCGCGTCAAGCGGAATCGGCGAAGCGACGGCACGACTGCTCGCGTCACGCGGAGCCAAATTAATGCTCGCCGCCCGTCGAATCGAGCGGTTACAAGTCATTCAGGAAGCCTATCCTGAAGCGTATATTCAAATCAAACAGGCCGACGTCACCCGATTCGATCAGGTTGAAGCCGTCGTCGAGGAAGCAAAAGCCGTCTACGGACGGATTGATGTTCTCTTCAACAATGCCGGCATCATGCCGACCGCTCCGCTTGCGGCCGGACACCGGGAGGACTGGAAAAACATGCTCGACATCAACGTGATGGGCGTCTTGAACGGAATTACCGCGACACTGCCAATCATGGAACAGCAACAGTCCGGTCATATCATTGCGACAGATTCGGTTGCGGGACATGTCGTCTATCCGGAATCCGCCGTCTATTGCGGGACGAAGTTTGCCGTCCGGGCAATTATGGAAGGATTACGTCAGGAGCAATGCGAAAATAATGTCAAATCGACAATCATTTCACCGGGAGCCGTGCAGACGGAATTGTATACGACGATCAGAGATCAAGCAACAGGCGAGTCACTGCGTCAAGCGCAACAAGAGTGGGGATTGACGAGCGAAGATGTCGCCCAAGCCGTCCTGTATGCCATCGATACACCGGACCGTGTCTCAATCAGCAACTTAATCATCCGTCCGACGCAACAACAAGTGTGA